The Brachyspira hyodysenteriae ATCC 27164 genome includes a window with the following:
- a CDS encoding LysM peptidoglycan-binding domain-containing protein: MMKIKKIMATIALLSFTWSILPAQTYEDAARITQEADDLQNQGQYQQSYDKSQEASLSIDKAQMALFYRLMNARINKTKNDANNAITEINQMGAATDNQFKAQYEEAVKYFEEGNANIGSIPGPDTVAQNDEEFNTASNTFTTVLQYFDNALASANTVKEGYLGRERDTASKAIADARGKYNAALGKSIKAGDNNDKAVSGALTKADEALQADNFASVQQNVAAALAGITKAEADAKAAAERAAAAAKAKAEAEAKAKAAAEAKAKAAAEAKAKAEAEAKAKAEAEAKRKAEEEAKLKAQQEALAKEKADAIAKAKQDIANAQQKYDNLVNDNTITRGDEADQNISTLLADANNVVETDPAAASQKALEASQAMDDLVNNRDNTIAREENQRQLDDLKARYQQLVDEGYIIPDSEEDQNLSQIIKDAEDALNNNDNALAREKLEEANRTMNAIYEMGPKRPGDGDLVDVDNNNETGQIIDATTGQTVNTEGKVTVLPMYYTVVQRTPLTDALWRIAGYSFIYNDPIQWYRLYQANRDILRDPNNPDLILPGQVLTIPSMNGEERAGTYDPNMEYITYDEAMILRNQQQNNQNNAQEEANTANQ, from the coding sequence ATGATGAAAATAAAAAAAATAATGGCTACTATAGCTTTATTATCTTTCACATGGTCTATCCTACCAGCACAAACTTATGAAGATGCTGCTAGAATAACTCAGGAAGCTGATGATCTTCAAAATCAAGGTCAATATCAGCAGTCTTATGATAAATCTCAAGAGGCATCTTTGAGTATAGACAAAGCTCAAATGGCATTATTCTACAGACTTATGAATGCTAGAATAAATAAAACTAAAAATGATGCCAATAATGCAATCACTGAAATAAATCAAATGGGTGCTGCTACTGATAATCAATTCAAAGCTCAATATGAAGAAGCTGTAAAATATTTTGAAGAAGGTAATGCTAATATAGGAAGCATACCTGGTCCTGATACAGTAGCTCAAAATGATGAAGAATTTAATACTGCTTCTAATACTTTTACTACAGTTTTACAATACTTTGATAACGCATTAGCTTCTGCTAATACAGTTAAAGAAGGATATTTAGGAAGAGAAAGAGACACTGCTTCTAAAGCAATAGCTGATGCTAGAGGCAAATACAATGCTGCTTTAGGTAAAAGTATAAAAGCAGGTGATAATAATGATAAAGCAGTATCTGGTGCTTTAACTAAAGCTGATGAGGCTCTACAAGCTGATAACTTTGCAAGCGTACAACAGAATGTTGCTGCTGCTCTTGCTGGTATAACTAAAGCTGAGGCAGATGCAAAAGCTGCTGCTGAAAGAGCTGCCGCTGCTGCTAAAGCAAAAGCTGAGGCAGAGGCAAAAGCTAAAGCTGCCGCTGAAGCAAAAGCTAAGGCTGCTGCAGAGGCAAAAGCAAAAGCTGAGGCAGAGGCAAAAGCTAAGGCAGAAGCTGAAGCTAAAAGAAAAGCTGAAGAAGAAGCTAAATTGAAAGCACAACAGGAAGCTCTTGCTAAAGAAAAAGCTGATGCTATCGCTAAAGCTAAACAAGATATAGCTAATGCTCAGCAAAAATATGATAATCTTGTTAATGACAACACTATAACAAGAGGTGATGAAGCAGATCAAAATATATCTACTCTTTTAGCTGATGCTAATAATGTTGTAGAAACAGATCCTGCAGCTGCTAGTCAAAAAGCATTAGAAGCTTCTCAAGCAATGGACGACTTAGTTAATAATCGTGATAATACTATAGCAAGAGAAGAAAATCAAAGACAATTAGATGATCTTAAAGCTAGATATCAGCAATTAGTTGATGAAGGTTATATAATCCCAGATAGTGAAGAGGATCAAAACCTTTCTCAAATAATAAAAGATGCTGAAGATGCTTTAAATAATAATGATAATGCTTTAGCTAGAGAAAAACTAGAAGAAGCTAACAGAACTATGAATGCTATATATGAAATGGGACCTAAGAGACCTGGAGACGGTGATTTAGTTGATGTAGATAATAACAATGAAACTGGTCAAATCATAGACGCTACTACTGGTCAAACTGTTAATACTGAAGGTAAAGTTACTGTACTTCCTATGTATTACACTGTAGTACAAAGAACTCCTTTAACTGATGCTTTATGGAGAATAGCTGGTTATTCATTCATATATAATGATCCTATACAATGGTATAGATTATATCAAGCTAACAGAGACATATTAAGAGATCCTAATAATCCAGACTTAATATTACCAGGTCAGGTATTAACTATACCTAGCATGAATGGTGAAGAAAGAGCTGGTACTTATGATCCTAATATGGAATACATAACTTATGATGAAGCTATGATATTAAGAAATCAGCAGCAAAACAATCAGAATAATGCTCAAGAAGAGGCTAACACTGCAAATCAATAA
- a CDS encoding ATP-dependent Clp protease ATP-binding subunit — protein sequence MFQFHLTSKAKKVIELYAQEEAKRLNHDMVTPEHILLGLLHESEALATRVLMRLKIDLDRLKLELESAMVKSSTTKVFGTLPTAPRVQKLISRSAEEARALSHNYIGTEHLLLGLLREESGTAYNVLTSMGLELTILRQEILKMLGVAGSNISSMEQTSQEDNVKKVKTPTLDQFARDLTKMARDKALDRVIGRENEVMRVVQILSRRKKNNPILLGEPGVGKTAIVEGLAEKIVAADVPDILLKKRVLTLDLSSVVAGTKYRGEFEERIKNIVLEIKKASNIIIFIDELHTLIGAGGAEGALDAANMLKPALSRGEIQCIGATTINEYKKYIEKDGALVRRFQPINVEEPSIEDTIEILNGIKGKYEEHHKVKYTDEAINAAAVLSKRYIFERHLPDKAIDLIDEAGSRARLLNMTRPQEFKDLEKKIEELNQQKKRVVESQNFEDAAKIRDEITSLQEELSKKEEKWREEREKIETFIEEDDIRHVISEITNIPIKRLLNSESKRLIGMEEELHQKVVGQKEAISSISKAIRRSRAGLKTSKRPLGSFIFLGPTGVGKTALAKVLSEFMFGDSDALIRIDMSEFMEKFAVSRLIGAPPGYVGYEEGGGLTEKVRRKPYSLILFDEIEKAHPDVTNILLQVLEEGQLTDNFGRKVDFSNTIIIITSNLGARDIVKGSSLGFNAVGSEKDANDIKNFALEELKQNFNPEFLNRIDDIIVFHTLSKEDLKDIINIMLKELNEAIKERNIVINLSEEAKNYIIDKGFDKKYGARSLRRAIQKEIEDYVSTEILFGNIEDGDTINVDANDGSLIFSYDKSVKTENKELSKS from the coding sequence ATGTTTCAATTTCATTTAACAAGCAAAGCAAAAAAGGTAATAGAATTATATGCTCAGGAAGAAGCAAAAAGATTAAATCATGATATGGTTACACCTGAACATATACTTTTGGGGCTTCTTCATGAATCAGAGGCTTTGGCAACACGTGTTTTGATGAGATTGAAAATTGATTTGGACAGACTTAAATTAGAATTAGAATCAGCTATGGTAAAATCTTCAACTACAAAAGTATTTGGAACTTTACCTACAGCTCCAAGAGTACAGAAACTTATAAGCAGATCTGCTGAAGAGGCTAGGGCTTTAAGTCATAACTATATAGGTACTGAACATTTACTTCTTGGACTTCTAAGAGAAGAAAGTGGTACAGCTTATAATGTACTTACAAGTATGGGGCTTGAGCTTACTATATTAAGACAAGAAATATTAAAAATGCTTGGTGTTGCTGGAAGTAATATTTCTTCTATGGAACAGACAAGTCAGGAAGATAATGTAAAAAAGGTAAAAACACCTACTTTAGATCAATTTGCCAGAGATTTAACTAAAATGGCTAGAGACAAGGCTTTAGACAGAGTTATAGGCAGAGAAAATGAAGTAATGAGAGTTGTTCAGATTTTATCAAGAAGAAAGAAAAATAATCCTATACTTCTTGGTGAGCCTGGTGTAGGTAAAACAGCTATAGTAGAGGGACTTGCTGAAAAGATAGTAGCTGCTGATGTACCTGATATACTTCTAAAAAAACGTGTATTAACTTTAGATTTGTCTTCAGTTGTTGCTGGTACAAAATACAGAGGTGAATTTGAAGAGAGAATAAAAAACATAGTTTTAGAAATAAAAAAAGCTAGTAATATTATTATATTCATAGATGAGCTTCATACATTAATAGGGGCAGGCGGTGCTGAAGGTGCTTTAGATGCTGCTAATATGTTAAAGCCGGCACTTTCAAGAGGCGAGATTCAATGTATAGGTGCCACTACTATAAATGAATATAAAAAATATATAGAAAAAGACGGTGCTTTGGTTAGAAGATTCCAGCCTATAAATGTTGAAGAGCCTAGTATAGAGGATACTATTGAAATATTGAATGGTATCAAAGGTAAATATGAAGAACATCATAAAGTAAAATATACTGATGAAGCAATAAATGCTGCTGCTGTATTGAGTAAGAGATATATTTTTGAAAGACATTTGCCTGATAAAGCTATAGACTTAATAGATGAGGCAGGTTCAAGAGCAAGACTTCTTAATATGACAAGACCTCAGGAGTTTAAAGATTTAGAAAAGAAAATAGAAGAGCTTAATCAGCAAAAGAAAAGAGTTGTTGAGAGTCAGAATTTCGAAGATGCTGCTAAAATAAGAGATGAAATTACTTCTTTACAGGAAGAGCTTTCTAAAAAAGAAGAAAAATGGCGTGAAGAAAGAGAAAAGATAGAAACATTTATTGAAGAAGATGATATAAGACATGTTATATCAGAAATAACTAATATACCTATAAAAAGATTATTAAACTCAGAAAGTAAAAGACTTATAGGTATGGAAGAAGAATTGCATCAGAAAGTCGTAGGACAGAAAGAAGCTATATCTTCTATATCTAAGGCTATAAGAAGAAGCAGAGCAGGACTTAAAACATCAAAAAGACCTCTTGGAAGTTTTATTTTCCTGGGACCTACAGGTGTTGGTAAAACTGCTTTAGCTAAAGTTCTTTCAGAGTTTATGTTTGGAGACAGCGATGCTCTTATCAGAATAGATATGAGTGAGTTTATGGAAAAGTTTGCGGTAAGCAGACTTATAGGAGCTCCTCCTGGATATGTTGGTTATGAAGAGGGAGGCGGACTTACTGAAAAGGTGAGAAGAAAGCCTTATTCTCTTATACTTTTTGATGAAATAGAAAAAGCTCATCCTGATGTTACTAATATACTTTTACAAGTACTTGAAGAAGGACAGCTTACTGATAATTTTGGAAGAAAAGTTGATTTTTCAAATACTATTATAATAATAACAAGTAACTTAGGTGCAAGAGATATTGTAAAAGGAAGTTCTTTAGGATTTAATGCTGTTGGAAGCGAAAAAGATGCTAATGATATTAAAAATTTTGCTTTAGAAGAATTAAAACAGAATTTTAATCCTGAGTTTTTAAATAGAATTGATGATATCATAGTATTCCATACTTTAAGTAAAGAGGATTTGAAAGATATTATTAATATAATGCTTAAAGAGCTTAATGAAGCTATTAAAGAAAGAAATATTGTTATTAATTTAAGCGAAGAAGCTAAGAATTATATCATAGATAAAGGATTCGATAAGAAGTATGGTGCTAGAAGTTTAAGAAGGGCTATACAGAAAGAGATAGAGGATTATGTGAGTACCGAAATATTATTCGGTAATATTGAAGATGGTGATACTATTAACGTTGATGCTAATGATGGCTCTTTGATATTTTCTTATGACAAGTCAGTTAAGACTGAGAATAAGGAATTATCTAAAAGTTAG
- a CDS encoding DNA/RNA non-specific endonuclease, with product MRIYIYCIISIIFIISCQTNQVYNIKNDDDKSHFVKINRIEYLKPNIKYNINGTLYSTDKRSRIYKVIRKENLILSNAKRNNYAQKKVVELYGIKDHDQGGHIIGRQFGGSPNIDNLIPINKKLNIGEMRKTEMEWRESIINGDEINDIVIDIKYIYTNMRPNIIIINYDIEKDYTNYRIQKIFTND from the coding sequence ATGAGAATATATATTTACTGCATAATATCTATAATTTTTATAATATCTTGCCAAACTAATCAGGTATACAATATAAAAAATGATGATGATAAATCTCATTTTGTAAAAATAAATAGAATAGAATATCTAAAACCTAATATAAAATACAATATAAATGGAACTCTATACAGCACTGATAAACGATCAAGAATATACAAAGTCATAAGAAAAGAAAACCTCATACTTTCAAATGCTAAAAGGAATAATTATGCCCAAAAAAAAGTTGTGGAACTTTATGGTATAAAAGATCATGATCAAGGGGGGCATATAATAGGCAGACAATTCGGAGGATCTCCAAATATTGATAATCTTATACCAATAAATAAAAAATTAAACATTGGAGAAATGAGAAAGACTGAAATGGAGTGGAGAGAAAGTATTATAAATGGGGATGAAATAAATGATATTGTTATAGATATAAAATATATATATACTAATATGAGACCTAATATAATTATTATTAATTATGATATAGAAAAAGATTATACAAATTACAGAATACAAAAAATATTCACAAATGACTAA
- the clpX gene encoding ATP-dependent Clp protease ATP-binding subunit ClpX has product MKKKKQENEPNSIEKEEKKSSGNYANREDAFRAYFEIVTKIVYTLNLISDRNDMTRRLSSNIDRALGYDDEMISNNEKIANNSNEVEILINSLKTDVRKISSFKKYNFNIERFISDKNLDLDERFILYSVLVYTIYGDSMSAISVRRILELITLNNDIYINKYHYFDNSSKLISSGIFNLSHEPYPSSGILEITNTLITFINSKVIFAFLEKDNYNVIENIISSGEAIKKISLENKLCGKRKSSASDILTPKEIVAQLDKTVIGQDEAKKALAVHAYLHCLRINGNKDIPFRSNILMIGPTGVGKTYLVKTLADILGLPFARADVTTLTETGYVGDDVEVVLYNLYRKANGDLEKAQHGIVFLDEVDKIAKADAHQSTTGNPSDKAVQEALLSMMNGEDIRVPEFGDRRMMHSSDGILMNTKNILFIFGGAFVGLDDIIKMRLKGESSLGFGSNAVINKLQKNRILSQVDVKDIEKYGMIPEFIGRIPIIVTLNDLTKENLKDILTKTSESPIIKYTEFFKSIGKKLVVTAEAINFIVDKASSMNMGARSLKSIVETAMVNILFNLDGVKGNTLTLTKYDIENAFSEKEFVTSGNEDKKLDNSSKNFSKESFMA; this is encoded by the coding sequence ATGAAGAAAAAAAAGCAGGAAAATGAACCTAACAGTATTGAAAAAGAAGAAAAAAAATCCTCTGGTAATTATGCTAATAGAGAAGATGCTTTTAGAGCATATTTTGAAATAGTTACAAAAATAGTTTATACATTGAATTTAATATCTGATAGAAATGATATGACCAGAAGACTATCAAGCAATATTGATAGGGCTTTAGGTTATGACGATGAGATGATATCCAATAATGAAAAGATAGCCAATAATAGCAATGAAGTTGAAATACTTATAAATTCTCTTAAAACAGATGTAAGAAAGATATCTTCTTTTAAAAAGTATAATTTTAATATAGAAAGATTTATCTCAGATAAAAATTTGGATTTAGATGAAAGATTTATTTTATACTCTGTATTGGTTTATACTATTTACGGAGATTCTATGTCTGCCATATCTGTTAGAAGAATATTGGAGCTTATTACATTAAATAATGATATATATATAAACAAATATCATTATTTTGATAATAGCAGTAAATTGATATCAAGCGGTATATTCAATTTATCGCATGAGCCTTATCCAAGCAGCGGAATACTTGAAATAACAAATACATTGATAACATTTATAAATTCTAAAGTAATATTCGCATTCTTAGAAAAAGATAATTACAATGTTATAGAAAATATCATAAGCAGCGGAGAAGCTATAAAGAAAATTTCATTAGAAAATAAACTATGCGGTAAACGTAAATCTTCAGCATCAGATATTTTAACCCCTAAGGAAATAGTTGCTCAGCTGGATAAAACTGTTATAGGTCAGGACGAAGCAAAAAAAGCATTAGCAGTACATGCTTATTTGCATTGTTTGAGAATAAATGGTAATAAAGATATACCATTCAGATCTAATATTCTTATGATAGGGCCTACAGGTGTTGGAAAAACTTATTTAGTAAAAACATTAGCAGATATATTAGGACTTCCTTTTGCTAGAGCAGATGTTACCACTCTTACAGAAACCGGATATGTAGGAGATGATGTAGAGGTAGTTCTTTATAATCTTTATAGAAAAGCTAATGGGGATTTGGAAAAAGCTCAGCATGGTATAGTATTTTTAGACGAAGTAGATAAGATAGCAAAGGCAGATGCTCATCAATCCACTACAGGTAATCCTTCAGATAAAGCTGTACAGGAAGCACTTCTTTCTATGATGAATGGAGAAGATATAAGAGTTCCTGAATTCGGCGATAGAAGAATGATGCATTCAAGTGATGGAATACTTATGAATACTAAAAACATATTATTTATATTTGGAGGTGCTTTTGTAGGTCTTGATGATATAATCAAGATGCGTTTGAAAGGAGAAAGCAGTTTAGGATTCGGCTCTAATGCTGTTATAAATAAACTGCAGAAAAATAGGATATTAAGTCAGGTTGATGTTAAAGATATAGAAAAATATGGTATGATACCTGAGTTTATAGGCAGAATACCGATAATAGTAACATTGAATGATCTTACTAAAGAAAATTTGAAAGATATCTTGACAAAAACTTCAGAATCTCCTATTATAAAATATACTGAATTTTTCAAAAGTATAGGTAAGAAGTTGGTAGTAACTGCGGAAGCGATTAACTTTATAGTTGATAAGGCTTCCAGCATGAATATGGGTGCAAGATCTTTAAAAAGTATAGTTGAAACAGCAATGGTTAATATACTTTTCAATTTAGACGGAGTAAAAGGCAATACTTTGACTCTTACTAAATATGATATAGAGAATGCATTCAGCGAGAAGGAGTTTGTAACTTCAGGAAATGAAGATAAAAAATTAGATAATTCCAGCAAGAATTTTTCTAAAGAATCTTTCATGGCTTGA
- a CDS encoding dihydrodipicolinate synthase family protein yields the protein MRNLDKYKGIIPAFYACYDEKGDISPERVKKFTQHLIDKGVNGLYVGGSSGECIYHSKEERKLVLENVMEVAKGKITIIAHVGCNNTADSAELAAHAEKLGVDAIASIPPIYFHLPDYSIADYWNDISAAAPNTDFIIYNIPQLAGVALNVNLYKKMRENPRVIGVKNSSMPVQDIQMFKDVGGDDSIIFNGPDEQFVAGRLIGADAGIGGTYAVMPELFLAANDAVNKCQFDKARDIQYKIDRIIYAMCECHGNLYAVMKAILKLKGLELGGVRKPLSNIIDEDKAKIEKCAKMIDDAINSIK from the coding sequence ATGAGAAACCTAGATAAGTACAAAGGAATTATTCCTGCTTTTTATGCTTGTTATGATGAAAAAGGAGACATAAGCCCTGAAAGAGTTAAAAAGTTTACACAGCATTTAATAGACAAAGGTGTAAACGGTTTGTATGTAGGAGGATCTTCAGGAGAATGTATTTACCATAGTAAAGAAGAAAGAAAATTAGTATTAGAAAATGTTATGGAAGTAGCAAAAGGAAAAATAACAATTATAGCACATGTAGGATGTAACAATACTGCTGATAGTGCTGAATTAGCTGCCCATGCTGAAAAATTAGGAGTAGATGCTATAGCTTCTATACCTCCAATATATTTCCACCTTCCTGACTATTCTATAGCAGATTATTGGAATGATATAAGTGCTGCTGCTCCAAATACAGACTTTATTATCTATAATATACCTCAGCTTGCTGGTGTTGCTTTAAATGTTAATCTTTACAAAAAAATGAGAGAAAATCCAAGAGTTATAGGTGTTAAAAACTCATCTATGCCTGTACAGGATATTCAAATGTTTAAAGATGTAGGCGGCGATGACAGCATTATATTTAACGGACCAGATGAACAATTTGTAGCTGGAAGATTAATAGGTGCTGATGCTGGAATAGGCGGTACTTATGCTGTAATGCCTGAATTGTTCTTAGCTGCTAACGATGCTGTTAATAAATGTCAATTCGATAAGGCAAGAGATATACAATATAAAATAGACAGAATCATATATGCTATGTGCGAATGCCATGGTAATTTGTATGCTGTAATGAAAGCAATTCTTAAACTAAAAGGATTAGAATTAGGCGGAGTAAGAAAACCATTAAGCAATATAATAGATGAAGATAAAGCAAAAATAGAAAAATGTGCAAAAATGATAGATGATGCTATAAACAGTATAAAATAA
- the gltA gene encoding NADPH-dependent glutamate synthase, translating into MPPRSKLGEIPRQEMPTRSPEERRKDFKEVPLGYTEEQAYQESLRCLDCKVPHCMEGCPAKVKIPEFIGLIAEKKFLEAAKKIKETNALPAACGRVCPQEEQCEQRCVVGKKFEPVAIGKLEMFVADYERKHAQHEDLKVEKNGKKVCIIGAGPAGLACAGDLIKLGYDVTVLEALHTIGGVLMYGIPEFRLPKELVAHEVENLKKDGVKFRINEVAGISLDFEDLRKEYDAIFLGTGAGLPAFVNVPGEHFCGVYSANEYLTRVNLMGAYKFPEVDTPVIRHKKVAVLGGGNVAMDACRTAVRLGAEKVYIIYRRTEKELPARLEEIHHAMEEGVDFRFLRAPLEILGDENDNVIGVRTQVMELGESDADGRRKPVAVEGQTEDIEVDAVIVAIGTTPNPLIARKVPELQTTKKGTYVIDEETGATSMEGVFAGGDAARGAATVILAIGDGKRAAAGIDKYLSNK; encoded by the coding sequence ATGCCACCAAGATCAAAATTAGGTGAAATACCTAGACAAGAAATGCCTACTAGAAGTCCAGAAGAAAGAAGGAAAGATTTTAAAGAAGTTCCTCTTGGATATACTGAAGAGCAAGCATATCAGGAATCTTTAAGATGTTTAGATTGTAAAGTTCCTCATTGTATGGAAGGCTGCCCTGCTAAAGTAAAAATTCCTGAATTTATAGGACTTATAGCAGAGAAAAAATTTTTAGAAGCAGCTAAAAAAATTAAAGAAACTAATGCTTTACCTGCCGCATGCGGAAGAGTATGCCCTCAGGAAGAACAATGTGAACAAAGATGTGTTGTTGGTAAAAAATTTGAACCTGTTGCTATTGGTAAATTAGAAATGTTTGTTGCTGACTATGAAAGAAAACATGCTCAGCATGAGGATCTAAAAGTAGAAAAAAATGGTAAAAAAGTATGTATAATTGGTGCAGGACCTGCAGGTTTAGCTTGTGCTGGAGACTTAATAAAATTAGGATATGATGTTACTGTATTAGAAGCTTTACACACAATAGGTGGTGTATTAATGTACGGTATTCCAGAGTTCCGTCTTCCTAAAGAATTAGTAGCACATGAAGTAGAAAACCTTAAAAAAGATGGTGTAAAATTTAGAATTAATGAAGTTGCAGGTATATCTTTGGATTTTGAAGACTTAAGAAAGGAATATGATGCCATATTTTTAGGAACAGGTGCCGGACTTCCAGCATTTGTAAATGTACCTGGAGAGCATTTCTGTGGTGTTTACTCTGCTAATGAATATTTAACAAGAGTTAACTTAATGGGAGCTTATAAATTCCCTGAAGTTGATACTCCTGTTATAAGACATAAAAAAGTAGCTGTATTAGGCGGCGGTAACGTTGCTATGGATGCTTGCAGAACTGCTGTAAGATTAGGTGCTGAAAAAGTATATATAATTTATAGAAGAACTGAAAAAGAACTTCCAGCAAGATTAGAAGAAATTCACCATGCTATGGAAGAAGGTGTTGATTTCAGATTCTTAAGAGCTCCTTTAGAAATATTAGGCGATGAAAATGATAATGTTATAGGTGTTAGAACTCAAGTTATGGAGCTTGGTGAGTCTGATGCTGATGGAAGAAGAAAACCTGTTGCCGTTGAAGGACAAACAGAAGATATAGAAGTTGATGCAGTTATTGTAGCAATAGGTACTACCCCTAACCCACTTATAGCTAGAAAAGTTCCTGAATTACAAACTACTAAAAAAGGTACTTATGTTATAGATGAGGAAACAGGAGCTACTTCTATGGAGGGAGTATTTGCCGGCGGAGATGCTGCAAGAGGTGCTGCTACAGTTATTTTAGCTATTGGTGATGGTAAAAGAGCTGCTGCAGGAATAGATAAATACTTATCTAATAAATAA
- a CDS encoding RNA polymerase sigma factor, whose product MIVTKEKELLKDYELIEAHKKGDSEALDILLTRYKNYIFNLSYRFMHNYEDAMDLTQDVLIRVYKAIDRYEERNYFKGWLYRIISNTAINMYSKAYRRESPYLEKLEIVDDKRYNTEKEYERIYLQEKIYNASTKLKGKQRDVFILRYYENYSYKEISDILNISSDSAKSNYSYALKKMKSLLEKERTLL is encoded by the coding sequence ATGATAGTAACTAAAGAAAAAGAATTATTAAAGGATTACGAATTAATAGAAGCACATAAAAAAGGCGATAGCGAAGCATTAGATATATTATTAACAAGATATAAAAATTATATATTTAATTTATCATATCGTTTTATGCATAACTATGAAGATGCTATGGATTTAACACAAGATGTATTGATACGTGTGTATAAAGCAATAGACAGATATGAAGAACGTAATTATTTCAAAGGTTGGTTATACCGTATAATAAGCAATACAGCTATAAATATGTATTCTAAAGCTTATAGGAGAGAATCTCCTTATTTAGAAAAATTAGAAATAGTTGATGATAAAAGGTATAATACAGAAAAAGAATATGAAAGAATATATCTTCAAGAAAAAATTTACAATGCTTCTACTAAATTAAAGGGAAAACAGAGAGATGTCTTTATATTGAGATATTATGAGAATTACTCATATAAAGAAATATCAGATATTTTAAATATATCAAGCGATTCAGCTAAGAGTAATTATTCTTATGCTCTTAAAAAGATGAAATCGCTCCTAGAAAAAGAAAGGACTCTTTTATGA